In Hamadaea flava, a genomic segment contains:
- a CDS encoding integrase core domain-containing protein produces MSPRLPYLIFCRVLGWLVLITRTSAAKNAEILVLRHEVALLRRQGAKPRLSWPDRAVLAALIRLLPKQLQAWRLVTQAMVLTWHRRLVARKWTYSNYAGRPPVSADLADLIRRLAVENPSWGYVRIQGELRKLGHHVSRTTIQRLLRRRRIPPAPQRAQTTWQHFLRTQAQTVLACDLLHVDCALTLKRVYVFFVMEVGTRYVHVLGVTTNPDGAWTAQAARNVLMDLGERTGRFLIRDRGGQFPNVFAAIFTGADIEVIKTPARCPRANAYAERWVRTLLSELTDRMLIFGQRHLRHVLAEYVRHYNHSRPHRALDLSPPRPPATVIDLAEQRRIRRKPILGGLINEYERAA; encoded by the coding sequence GTGTCGCCTCGTCTGCCGTACCTGATCTTCTGCCGGGTGCTGGGTTGGCTGGTGCTGATCACCCGAACCAGTGCTGCCAAGAACGCCGAGATCCTTGTGCTACGGCACGAGGTGGCGCTCCTACGGCGGCAAGGCGCGAAGCCGCGCTTGAGTTGGCCTGACCGTGCCGTCCTCGCCGCGTTGATCCGGTTGCTGCCCAAGCAGTTGCAAGCGTGGCGGCTGGTGACCCAGGCGATGGTGCTGACCTGGCATCGTCGCCTTGTCGCGAGAAAGTGGACGTATTCCAACTACGCCGGGCGACCGCCGGTGAGCGCGGACCTCGCCGATCTGATCAGACGGCTCGCCGTCGAGAATCCATCCTGGGGCTACGTCCGGATCCAGGGTGAACTGCGTAAGCTCGGCCATCACGTCAGCCGTACCACCATCCAGCGACTACTACGCCGCCGCCGCATCCCACCGGCACCGCAGCGCGCGCAGACCACATGGCAACATTTCCTGCGCACCCAGGCGCAGACGGTGCTGGCCTGCGACCTCCTGCACGTCGACTGCGCGCTCACCCTCAAACGCGTGTATGTGTTCTTTGTGATGGAGGTCGGGACCCGCTACGTTCACGTGCTGGGAGTCACGACCAACCCCGACGGGGCCTGGACCGCGCAGGCGGCCCGCAACGTGCTGATGGACCTCGGTGAGCGCACCGGTAGGTTCCTCATCCGCGACCGCGGCGGCCAGTTCCCGAACGTGTTCGCCGCGATCTTCACCGGTGCCGACATCGAAGTGATCAAGACCCCGGCGCGCTGCCCGCGGGCGAACGCCTACGCCGAACGGTGGGTGAGAACACTACTCAGCGAACTCACCGACCGGATGCTCATCTTCGGGCAGCGACATCTTCGCCACGTCCTGGCCGAGTACGTGCGACACTACAACCACAGCCGGCCGCATCGGGCCCTTGACCTGTCACCGCCACGCCCACCGGCCACCGTCATCGACCTTGCCGAACAGCGGCGGATACGCCGAAAACCGATCCTCGGCGGGCTGATCAACGAGTACGAACGCGCCGCGTAG
- a CDS encoding integrase — protein MAAPADRVADAWRMLADLGVTITDLRDDLRARHPMPTVKEYLPVVAAAAGPGARRTYGNYWTRMGAMWGDRRLDEVTATDIETLRHETAESAVSRRNSRHGRHAGEHVIAAARAFYNL, from the coding sequence ATGGCCGCCCCGGCTGACCGGGTCGCGGACGCGTGGCGGATGCTCGCCGACCTCGGCGTCACCATCACCGACCTGCGTGACGACCTGCGGGCCCGGCACCCGATGCCGACAGTGAAGGAGTATCTGCCGGTGGTCGCGGCGGCGGCCGGACCGGGCGCACGGCGCACCTACGGCAACTACTGGACACGGATGGGCGCGATGTGGGGCGACCGGCGCCTGGACGAGGTCACCGCCACCGACATCGAAACGCTGCGCCACGAGACCGCAGAATCGGCGGTGTCGCGGCGCAACAGCCGGCACGGCCGGCACGCCGGAGAACACGTGATCGCCGCCGCCCGCGCCTTCTACAACCTGTAG